AACTAATAAAATCATATTTGCAAGACAGCgatataatattatttccaACTCAGTGTGacaaatataataattatttgttttcagttgtttttgtgattggctgagacaaagacaaagaacaaaaataaaaagtagAGAAAAGTATAATCTCCCATCCCTCGCAAAATAAAGTATCAGTTGGAGAAATTATCACTTATCAAGGAGAGAGGTGCTAGCAAAAGAAATGGAGTTATTCCttggataatgattttctcaTACAGAAAATCTTATCCAGCCATTGAACAACCAACCCCATGCCTAAGATGAAGAGTAACATTGtaaaacataatttttttaactgtttGTCAACTTACTGCTATGGTAACTGTACATGTGATCGGAGAAATGTGCTTTTTGTTGGCAAGCTGTCACTTTCATGCACATATGGTATAACTATTGCTGGTTGTCACACACGTGATCAGCTAGCTCCCacgtttttcaaccaaaacaaagggaaagTTTGGATATGAATATAACTCAATTCCCTGAGAATTTAAGTCTGGGActgtgaaaaccaagaataattattgttaacaaTCACATGATATTTATGTTTTGTTAATGCAATTTATAATATTGTTGTAAATAGCAATAACAAAGTGTACTGGAGATTATCTGGAAGccttggaaaaaaacaagcagtTGACAGGCGCTAGTCGGTCTCTTTTACCAAGCTGTGCAAGTGATGGTTCTTACTTGCCCACCCAATGTCATCACTCCACGGGATACTGCTGGTGTGTGGATGTTGTCACAGGAAAACCAATTCCTCACgcaacaaaaaatgcaaactcCCTGACTTGTTCAAAAATAGGTAAGTGTGGCTTATGGTTGGTGTTACCTTTGTAATCAATAAATCTGTTACTAGTGATTGCCCTTTTAAAAACATCCTCATAGTCAAGAAGAATGGCCTTTGAAAATTGATTACTTAATAGACAAAGAGAGAGTTGGTTTCTCTCAGTAGTCAGTGTGactgttaataataatattgtatttatttgatcactttttttaactttgagTCTACTAGATGGGCAATTCCTAtgctacttttcttttcttgcagtGAACAACAAAACTTCAACAAAtacagcaaagaaaggttAGGTTTATGAGTAACATTTTCTACTTTGGTCCCTCTGTATTTTATGTTTTATccatttgtaaacaaatacttTATGATGATTGCTTATGACTGTGATCATTTTTGTAGAATGCGACCAAGAGTTGTGGATATCCTTTAAAAGATACATACTCAAGCTGTTTAGGAAAGAGGTGGAAGAGGATTTGCCTTCAAATAGCAATAGTGAAAGAGGTACATGAAATATTCATGAGAAAATGAAGCAGGGTTGATTGCATTTTTCACTCTGGATTTATTTGAGGGCTATATACTGACAATGTATTACATTTTTTACtcaatatttaattatttttattcaatacTGTGGCATCAACATGATTTACACTGTATAAAACtgcacttttttcttttgttgcaaACCAGTTAGAATTTTTTGACTCTTGGTCTGCTCCAACAAAATACAAATCttgtcatttgttttttatttcacagAAAATTTAATAAGAAGTCAGCGACGAAGTGCAAGATCAGGGGATCTTCGTCTTCTTGGAACTTTTCTCACAGACAATCAAGTGTTAATTTGGAAGTTTAATCGCCTGGACagaaacaaagacaaacaccTTGAACAAAATGAATTCCTCACATCTCGCATGAAAAAACACCTTGGACATGTCAAGCGTGGAAGAAAGTGTGGCAAGAAGCTATTTGAATGTGACACAGATAAGGACAAAAAATTATCCATGGTGGAATGGGCTCTCTGTTTGCGGCCAGGCCGAGTTATCCTTCTGCAATAAAAAAGGGAACAGTTCTGTGATACCAGGAGCTAAAGTAATAGAAAAGGAGATCCCTTTCGTGTCAAGAACTGGGGCAATGCTCATGGAAAGGTGACCAAACTGCACAATGTTACTTTCTGTGCTATTATAATGGTTTAGGAGATGTGCTTTAGACATCAATTCCAACCTGCTGAAAACTATCAAGGTTCACTCCAGGAAAGATGCCATGTTCACGTCCCCACACCTGTAACAACAAAGTTGGCTTATATGTTAATAGTGCGTGTCttcaatgataaaaatattgtaatcTTTAAGAACTGTTTTGGAAAACCTGCGTGAAGAGTtgaactgcaaaagaaaaaaatatgtagTACAAGTTTTCCTTACTGTAGAAGAATTGCATATGGAGAACTTCCATATGAGAATTCTATTCAAGGTCATGTTATCAGTGGATTTGGAAATTCAATAAGGGATGGTTAAGTTTTAAAATCTTATTTTTCTATCCACAGCACAATTCTTGCATCACATTGATGTTACTGAATCTGTCATAGAATCTGTTGCATTAAACAGATCTTTtctgaaaataatattgtactATGTTGACTAATTTCTTTACCTATTATAAGCTGTACACCAATCATATGCTAGTAATCAGTGTTTCATTCAAGAGGTGGTCTTCCTTTACGGACCATAGTAATAAGTAATAGAGGCAagttgttttaattatttacattGTACGTACATTTAGCTGAACACTGTGTGATGTTCAAACAATGCAATTTTAAACCGTCATtacaaagttgaaaaaattaatttatgaaTATTTTTATAGTATTCATTCAAAGCTAAAAATACTTGTCCAAGCTTCCTTAGTCATTGtacaaaaatttatttggCTGCCAAGTCCTTTTAGAAAGAAATGAAGAGTGGTAAATTTTCTTATAAAGCACTATAACAATAcagtttcaagaattttccACGAACATATAAAGAAAGCTTTCATCCTGTAACTTAACGTTTGTAGGAGAAACTCTTGGAGGaaaatactttttgttttaatttttagctTTTGAACAGTGTCCCAATATGCAGCTAGAGGTTATTGTCATTACTACACTGAAATGTTTTCAGCCTATAGTCTGATTTAAAAAAGTTTTGTCTCCTACTAATAActtggttattattattgttagtataattattatttttacagtttttaaGGACAGGAAAATAAGGTaggttgaaatcatttcagCCTGAATCTCATTTTGACTGACAGCACGTTTTTATCCTGAATGTTTCACTGGTGAAGATCTTCATAAAAATCTTTCCAGCTCCCCATTCAGCAGGTCCAGAGGTAGTTATCATGTAAAATTCAATGGAATTAATTTATAAGAGGTACAGCCACAGAAACACTATTTGGATCCAGTCCCATGTCTATCAATACCAATCTCACCCATAGTATTCTATCCATGAATTATGATGGCTTCATTCTGTAATAATTAGGACAGaatgctaataataattattatttagtcCATATTCATTCCACAACTCAGGTACAAAATTTGTCAAGATCTGTATGGGATTTAATTAATAGTAACTTAACTGAATGTAACAGCAGGGCTTGCAATTGCAACCAATACGGTTGCCAATGGGACTAAAACTTCCACCTTGGCTACTAAAAATTCTGCTTAACTCGCCAACTTGGCGAGTTCATTTCTGCaaaagtgaataaataaataagccATTCAGGTCAAGGAACATGTGTGATTGCTTTACTGGGAAAAAAGTggatcaaatcaaattaatatgTCTGTTTACCTTCGCAAAATGTGGATTTaagctttcaaatttcaacGCAATGCCATTACCTGTGGCGTTACTTCTGTGTAAATTGTCTTGCAATGAgggttaaccccttaactgccgaatgagtgctcagggcacttatagattttactctgtctaacgccagacgattttacttgtcaacgGGGAACCCCTTGaaagggaaagggttaacaacaacaaaaactatgtcccaattaaccccttaactgccgaatgagcgctcagggcacttatagattttactcgtcaacggGGAACCCCTTgaacgggaaagggttaatggaaaattttgaatttgttttcctgCCTTTGGAGCCCCTATAACTTCTGGTGACTTTACTAATTTACTAATTGGCGACTTATCTTTCTCAGTCAGTCGccaaaaggaaatttcaggATTCTTTTAATTTGGAGTCCTGAAGAGTCCCTGCTAATTAACTGCCATATTATTAATGgtaaataagaataataatggtaataaaccaagaaaacaaaaaatcgtAGTTCTTTAGTTTATTGGCAAGGTTTGGGTAGACATCCCCTTTGTCCTTAATTTTATGTAATTTTTGACTAATTCTTGATGCCAAAATGAGAGTTTTTTGACTGAGAAAAGATTACAAAGTGGAAAATTCCTTAAAAGGACATTTTATCTCAGTGCTTAACCTAAAAAATGACTACACTCTGAGGTTTAAGACTTCTAAAGgcaaattaataataattattcctctttGAAGCAGAGATGAAGCCCATCAGTTCAACATTTTCAATGCTCTTTTAGCAATCCACCTGCTACCTTGATCCAAGTTGATCACCTCTTAAACATCACAGTATCACATATCCTTTTTGTTCAGTATGCCATTCTTCTGGTTAGTTGTCACTCTGTTCATAACCCAGTATGCCTGCTACATGTATTACAAATTCACTTCCTTTTTTCATCAAACTCttgttgaagaatttttgtGGCATTTCCTTTATCGAGTCCATCGTGTTGGgatattaaaatttcaagttgaCGTTTAAAACCATTTGCCCTGAAAAAGAATATAAGTCAAGACTGTCAATTTTTGGCTCTTCACTAAAACTTAAGAAACTGACTAAAGGAAAATTGTATGGTGCTCATATGGCAAATATTGGTAGAAAATTAATCTGttgccattaattttgttgacaGTTGTCTGGTTTTCTCAATGTTTAACCGCagattaaaagcaaaattttatcagaaataaacaataattattattaagagaTTTTAGTCTACATTTTCTTATTCACACTAACCTTCctctttcttttgcttcaacATACAGCTGATGTGCTCGTCTGCTTGATTCTTCAGCTTGTGACTTATACACTTTGTGCCTTGACCTACAAGTTTTGGGTTGgttagttgtttatttttgttcggTACATTCTATCTGCAATGTTGGTGAACAAGAAGTATTTGAGTGGTTAGTACTGCAGCTGCCCTGAAATATTTATtggttacaataattattgttatccaTTTACACTTTGGTAAGGAGGGTTACATGGCACGGTGGTGAGAGAACTTGTCTTTCACCAATGGGATCTGAATTTTATTCCTATCTTGATCTTATCAGTGGGTTCAGTTTGTTGATTCTCTACTACCCATTCCGCTCGCAGAGATCATTCCCTGAGTGCTCTAGTTTTCCCATCTAACtaaaaacattaattattcTGATTTTTTGTCTCCACCATAAGTACAGTGGAGCCCTTGAGTTTGTCGTAAACTGCTGAGACTCAAAGAATATGATGATTATTAAAAATGATATAATGTCTATTTTTGGGGGTTAAGCAACAATCCTACACCAAACCTCACAAGTAAATAGCCAAATGAGGAACCAGCCACCATGAAGATCAGCACTCCGATTACAACAATTCTGTTATGCTTTTGCTTCTGCATAGCGTCAACAACTTGCGGCGAAAATCCGTAAGTTCTTGATTGCCTGTTATTTTAATATAAAAATCAAACGTCTATTATGAGCTACACATACAATagaaacattattttgt
The DNA window shown above is from Acropora palmata chromosome 7, jaAcrPala1.3, whole genome shotgun sequence and carries:
- the LOC141885864 gene encoding thyroglobulin-like isoform X2 — its product is MRERNEAIGHALSNDLIMLGVYIPNCEPDGSFAPVQCLNASRFCWCVDGDGKEIQGTRARSRQPKCLTRSTAQQLNPERPPQRSGKKAKPCTNCKGCSKEVRSTFTEKLIKLLFKEFNPSSYRAPGQLDVMGKFHMLRWKFTHLDSNGDYMLQIRELNGFLKITKKAIHPKKCSRTFVTYCDRNGDRKISIDEWYSCLGVKAITKCTGDYLEALEKNKQLTGASRSLLPSCASDGSYLPTQCHHSTGYCWCVDVVTGKPIPHATKNANSLTCSKIVNNKTSTNTAKKECDQELWISFKRYILKLFRKEVEEDLPSNSNSERENLIRSQRRSARSGDLRLLGTFLTDNQVLIWKFNRLDRNKDKHLEQNEFLTSRMKKHLGHVKRGRKCGKKLFECDTDKDKKLSMVEWALCLRPGRVILLQ